In one window of Tripterygium wilfordii isolate XIE 37 chromosome 1, ASM1340144v1, whole genome shotgun sequence DNA:
- the LOC120008432 gene encoding late embryogenesis abundant protein Lea5-like → MARSVSNAKVVVGSVVNDLFLSISRRGYTAGTLPASLGRRESRPTMVGKAEESAVIKEDSGASTAWAPDPITGYYRPANHAAEIDPAELREMLLNHRGRSQ, encoded by the exons atggcTCGCTCTGTATCTAATGCTAAGGTGGTTGTTGGTTCTGTAGTGAACGATCTCTTTCTCTCCATCTCCAG GAGGGGTTACACTGCTGGAACGCTGCCGGCAAGTCTTGGTAGGAGAGAGTCCAGACCAACTATGGTGGGGAAAGCAGAAGAGAGCGCTGTGATCAAGGAAGACTCTGGGGCCTCTACTGCATGGGCCCCGGATCCCATCACTGGATACTACAGACCTGCCAATCATGCGGCTGAGATTGATCCGGCAGAGCTTAGAGAAATGCTGCTGAACCACCGGGGCAGATCACAGTGA
- the LOC120002818 gene encoding eukaryotic translation initiation factor 2 subunit gamma-like: MSRKGLMEQDLSKLDVTKLHPLSPEVISRQATINIGTIGHVAHGKSTVVKAISGVQTVRFKNELERNITIKLGYANAKIYKSEDERCPRPMCYKAYGSGKEDNPPCDVPGFENCRMKLLRHVSFVDCPGHDILMATMLNGAAIMDGALLLIAANESCPQPQTSEHLAAVEIMRLQHIIILQNKVDLIQENVAINQNEAIQLFIQGTVADGAPVVPISAQLKYNIDVVCEYIVKKIPIPERNFISPPNMIVIRSFDVNKPGFEVDEIKGGVAGGSILRGVLKVNQFIEVRPGIVLKDENGNIKCTPIYSRIVSLYTEQNELQFAVPGGLIGVGTTMDPTLTRGDRLVGQVLGEVGSLPEVYVELEVNFFLLRRLLGVKTKGTERQGKVAKLAKGEILMLNIGSMSTGARVLAVKNDLAKLQLTSPVCTSKGEKIALSRRVEKHWRLIGWGQIQAGTTLEVPPCPL; the protein is encoded by the exons ATGTCTCGGAAGGGTTTGATGGAGCAGGACTTGAGTAAACTGGATGTAACAAAGTTGCATCCACTTTCACCTGAGGTTATATCTCGTCAGGCCACTATAAATATTG gcaCCATTGGTCATGTGGCACATGGCAAGTCAACAGTTGTAAAAGCAATATCCGGTGTTCAG ACTGTTCGGTTTAAAAATGAGCTGGAGCGTAACATTACCATTAAGCTTGGATATGCAAATGCAAAGATCTATAAATCTGAAGATGAACGGTGTCCTCGACCTATGTGCTACAA GGCATATGGAAGTGGTAAAGAAGATAATCCTCCATGTGATGTGCCAGGGTTTGAAAACTGCAGGATGAAATTGCTGAGACATGTGTCTTTTGTGGACTGTCCG GGTCATGATATTCTCATGGCTACAATGCTTAACGGAGCAGCAATTATGGACGGAGCATTACTTCTAATAGCTGCCAATGAAAGCTGCCCACAACCACAAACTTCTGAACATCTGGCTGCTGTTGAAATTATGCGCCTTCAACATATTATTATCCTTCAAAATAAAGTTGATCTTATTCAGGAAAATGTGGCAATAAACCAGAACGAAGCAATTCAATTGTTCATTCAG GGAACTGTTGCTGATGGTGCACCAGTGGTTCCAATTTCGGCACAGCTAAAGTATAATATTGATGTAGTGTGCGAGTACATTGTGAAAAAGATCCCTATTCCAGAGAGGAACTTTATCTCTCCACCAAATATGATTGTTATCAGGTCCTTTGATGTTAATAAGCCTGGGTTTGAGGTTGACGAGATAAAAGGTGGTGTAGCTGGTGGAAGCATTCTTCgg GGTGTTTTGAAGGTTAATCAATTTATTGAGGTTCGTCCAGGAATAGTTCTTAAAGATGAAAATGGGAACATAAAATGCACACCAATATATTCTAGAATTGTTTCTTTGTATACTGAGCAAAATGAGCTGCAATTTGCGGTGCCTGGAGGTCTTATTGGGGTTGGCACTACCATGGACCCTACTTTGACACGTGGTGATAGGTTGGTAGGTCAGGTTCTTGGGGAAGTGGGTTCACTCCCAGAAGTCTATGTTGAGCTTGAG GTGAACTTCTTTTTGTTGCGACGTCTTCTTGGTGTCAAGACAAAGGGCACAGAAAGGCAGGGAAAGGTCGCAAAGCTTGCAAAGGGAGAGATCCTAATGTTAAACATTGGATCCATGTCTACTGGTGCCCGAGTTCTTGCCGTAAAGAATGATTTGGCAAAGCTGCAACTCACGTCGCCAGTGTGCACCAGCAAAGGAGAGAAGATTGCACTCAGTCGGAGAGTAGAGAAGCACTGGCGTCTTATTGGTTGGGGCCAGATTCAAGCTGGAACTACCCTTGAAGTTCCACCCTGTCCCCTTTGA
- the LOC120011164 gene encoding 60S ribosomal protein L22-2-like translates to MSKGSGGPAKAGKKKGVTFTIDCGKPVEDKIMDIASLEKFLQERIKVGGKAGALGDSITISREKSKITVTSDSNFSKRYLKYLTKKYLKKHNVRDWLRVIASNKDRNVYELRYFNIAENEGEEED, encoded by the exons ATGAGCAAAGGAAGCGGCGGTCCGGCGAAGGCCGGGAAGAAGAAGGGAGTCACCTTCACGATCGACTGCGGTAAGCCGGTGGAGGACAAGATCATGGACATTGCCTCGCTTGAGAAATTTCTCCAGGAGCGCATCAAGGTTGGCGGCAAGGCGGGCGCCCTTGGCGACTCCATCACCATCTCTCGTGAGAAATCGAAAATCACCGTCACTTCTGATTCCAACTTCTCCAAGCG ATATCTGAAGTACTTGACAAAGAAGTACTTGAAGAAGCATAACGTGAGGGATTGGCTTCGTGTGATTGCATCTAACAAAGACCGCAATGTTTACGAGCTCAGATACTTCAACATTGCTGAGAATGAAGGCGAGGAAGAAGATTAG
- the LOC119999481 gene encoding putative E3 ubiquitin-protein ligase LIN-1: protein MSSSSMAPNPSSSWSPSSTDIEKPDFESIRALIISVNQYIVDFLAKDETWRLLKLRCISRCAKQDYFECSDQSVFSNLCQGIKSIEAAIQATRQEERTSHLRKSEEMLQVPALLDEYGFTAGIPNHYLISFSYFYLSVVRKLCRDKWQVVLHFLQAVLVSPSLARIDCAPELCASLFPSRKIVPETQEIDDISHTEEDSVDEDMRQMARRYKHWLMYYQVMSYGQTPNWHCMDGDITSHEDEPKYVLYERASIGNSSNSMEHKHSFPSNFSDQKVHPFNNQKFIMDMEYETKTSREASDHPGCEKALKGQTPNVQAFNGELATNFSIKCLHDMLKESQSDTPTSEDSSIYYFEENDSEANIDGAESSISTARRREYDPQQQVYDQTLQYPCFASAHMRTMTLPHAPQHSIHEELSNVNVKEFLSDRFLSSIGDSDLSTSDQRERNTTFSQSFPSEDELAYRTLQKQKFQMSGHKTSTSPPTSMFTHLNQQGRAKRKMHSSHNHRKFNEAHSHPGQGHNVELLAVVERAISKLCFSEGVGKCEREYAVEVTSIYKMLNQKTGETYAILKDMILDQLLMAISTSKKEKVVRASVSTLTTIISVNKSAVEEIKKKGLRLCDLASALKRNVHEAAILIYLINPAPIEIKSLELLPTLVELVCTSNGYKGKPAPPVLTPPSASLMIIEVLVTAFDYTTNNTHLAAINTPHILSRLLDVARSNSVEENVSLATILVKCMQFDGRCRKYISQFTTVAPFICLLQSDQKRAKFIALEYFHEILRMPRSSAISLLQRIRNEGGTDILHILALCVWQLQPNYQLLAANLLLQLDTVENQKGNGEFVEETIKVILKLLASEESSTMQLLSAFILSNMGGTYSWTGEPYTVAWLVKKTGLTSPYHRNMIKNYEWSEESLEDAGIDSWSSKIAKSIIEIGSPVFRALEKGLKSETKNVSRDSLTTIAWLGYEIARSSNSLRSSACKVLLSGIEQFLHPGVELEERLLACLCIYNYASGKGMKKLIHFTEGVRESLRRFSSVTWMAEELHRVAEYSLPNKSRISCVHTQILEASSKCSGAVTALIYYKGLLHSGYSDGSIKVWEIKKQSSTLVWDRKEHKKAVTCFALFEPGESLLSGSSDKSIRVWQMVEGKLECIEVISMKEPIQQMETCKQIIFVVTQGHKIKVFDSQRTVQEICKHKKVKCMRLAQGKAYLGCTDSSIKELTIRNNQEREIKAPSKSWRMQSKPIHSLFLYKDWLYSASSSIVEGSNLKEWRRQSEPQMSIVTEKGRNILAIAVVEDFVYLTCSSSTSILQIWLRGTQQKVGRISAGSRITSLLTGNDTVICGTEKGLIKGWIPL, encoded by the exons ATGTCTAGTAGTTCCATGGCTCCcaacccttcttcttcttggtcACCTTCCTCCACTGATATTGAAAAACCAGATTTCGAGTCAATAAGGGCATTAATAATTTCAGTCAATCAATACATTGTCGATTTCCTGGCAAAAGATGAAACCTGGAGGTTGTTAAAACTGAGATGCATCTCCAGGTGTGCAAAGCAGGATTACTTTGAATGCTCAGATCAATCTGTTTTCTCAAATCTTTGTCAGGGAATTAAAAGCATTGAGGCCGCAATTCAGGCAACAAGGCAAGAGGAGAGAACTTCACATCTGAGGAAGTCAGAAGAGATGCTTCAAGTTCCGGCGTTGCTAGACGAGTATGGATTCACAGCTGGAATTCCAAACCAttatttgatttctttctcatacTTCTACCTCTCTGTGGTTAGAAAGCTATGTAGGGACAAATGGCAGGTCGTCCTGCATTTTCTCCAGGCAGTGCTTGTCTCACCAAGccttgctcgaattgattgtgcCCCCGAACTTTGTGCAAGTCTTTTTCCTTCCCGCAAAATTGTGCCTGAGACACAGGAAATAGATGATATTAGTCATACTGAGGAAGATTCTGTCGATGAAGATATGAGGCAGATGGCGAGAAGATACAAACACTGGTTGATGTATTATCAGGTAATGTCTTATGGACAGACTCCTAACTGGCACTGCATGGATGGTGATATTACATCCCATGAAGACGAACCAAAGTATGTTTT GTACGAGAGAGCTAGCATCGGTAACTCTTCAAATTCAATGGAGCATAAGCATAGCTTTCCATCTAATTTTAGT GATCAGAAGGTGCATCCATTCAATAACCAAAAGTTCATAATGGATATGGAATATGAAACAAAGACGTCCAGGGAAGCTTCAGATCATCCAGGCTGTGAGAAAGCCCTTAAAGGTCAGACTCCAAATGTACAGGCTTTCAATGGAGAACTTGCAACAAATTTTAGTATTAAGTGCCTCCATGATATGCTAAAGGAATCCCAATCAGATACACCAACTTCAGAAGACTCCAGTATTTATTATTTCGAAGAAAATGACTCAGAG GCAAATATAGATGGCGCAGAAAGCTCAATTTCAACTGCAAGAAGAAGAGAATATGATCCACAACAGCAAGTCTATGATCA GACCCTACAGTATCCGTGTTTCGCATCAGCCCATATGCGCACAATGACTTTGCCACATGCCCCTCAACACTCGATACATGAAGAACTCTCCAATGTAAATGTCAAAGAATTCCTTTCAGACAGATTCCTGAGTTCTATTGGTGATTCAGATTTATCTACCTCAGATCAGAGAGAAAGAAATACAACTTTTTCTCAAAGTTTCCCATCAGAAGATGAATTAGCTTATCGCACATTACAGAAGCAAAAATTTCAAATGAGTGGTCATAAAACATCTACATCTCCACCGACTAGTATGTTCACACACTTAAATCAACAAGGAAGAGCTAAAAGGAAAATGCATAGCTCACACAATCATAGAAAGTTCAATGAAGCCCATTCTCATCCTGGGCAAGGTCATAATGTAGAGCTATTGGCTGTTGTTGAGAGGGCAATTTCTAAGCTATGTTTCTCAGAAGGAGTGGGAAAATGTGAAAGGGAATATGCTGTTGAAGTAACAAGCATATACAAAATGCTGAACCAGAAGACAGGAGAGACATATGCCATATTGAAGGACATGATTCTGGATCAACTATTGATGGCGATTTCAACCtccaaaaaggaaaaagtaGTCAGGGCATCAGTGTCCACACTTACTACCATCATTTCAGTAAACAAGTCAGCTGTCGAAGAAATCAAGAAGAAGGGTTTAAGGTTGTGCGATTTGGCGAGTGCCTTAAAACGAAATGTGCATGAGGCAGCTATACTTATCTACTTGATCAATCCAGCCCCAATTGAGATTAAGAGTTTAGAGCTTTTACCGACACTCGTAGAACTTGTCTGCACTTCAAACGGCTACAAGGGTAAACCAGCACCACCTGTGCTGACACCTCCTTCAGCATCATTGATGATTATTGAAGTATTAGTGACCGCATTTGACTATACTACAAATAACACGCACTTGGCTGCTATCAATACTCCCCATATACTTTCTAGGCTCCTAGACGTTGCAAGAAGTAATAGCGTGGAAGAAAACGTCTCTCTGGCCACTATTCTAGTAAAATGTATGCAGTTTGATGGGCGATGCAGAAAATATATATCACAGTTCACTACAGTTGCTCCATTTATATGTCTCCTACAGAGTGACCAGAAGCGTGCCAAGTTCATAGCACTTGAATATTTTCATGAGATCCTTCGCATGCCACG GTCATCGGCCATAAGCCTATTGCAGCGGATAAGAAATGAAGGTGGCACTGATATTTTGCACATATTAGCACTTTGTGTTTGGCAACTACAACCAAATTACCAACTGTTGGCAGCAAATTTATTGCTTCAACTAGACACAGTG GAGAACCAAAAAGGTAATGGAGAGTTTGTAGAAGAGACTATAAAGGTCATCCTCAAGTTATTGGCATCTGAAGAAAGCTCTACCATGCAGCTATTATCCGCATTCATTCTGTCAAACATGGGTGGAACTTATTCTTGGACAGGAGAACCATACACAGTAGCATGGCTGGTGAAAAAAACAGGATTGACCTCCCCATATCACCGGAATATGATTAAGAACTATGAATGGTCAGAAGAAAGCCTGGAG GATGCAGGAATAGACTCATGGAGCAGCAAGATTGCAAAGAGCATCATTGAAATAGGTAGCCCTGTCTTCCGAGCTTTAGAGAAGGGCCTAAAGAGCGAGACGAAAAACGTTTCTCGGGACTCTCTCACAACTATTGCCTGGCTAGGATATGAAATCGCAAGAAGTTCCAATAGCCTAAGGAGTTCAGCATGCAAGGTCTTACTTAGTGGAATTGAGCAGTTTTTGCATCCAGGCGTGGAGCTTGAAGAAAGACTTCTAGCATGTCTGTGTATCTATAACTATGCCTCTGGCAAAG GCATGAAGAAACTAATTCATTTCACAGAAGGAGTAAGGGAATCTCTGAGGCGCTTTTCAAGTGTAACTTGGATGGCAGAAGAATTACATAGAGTTGCAGAATATTCTCTGCCCAATAAATCG CGTATTTCTTGTGTTCACACTCAAATTCTGGAGGCAAGCAGTAAGTGCAGTGGTGCTGTAACAGCCCTCATCTACTACAAGGGGCTGCTTCACAGTGGATATTCTGATGGTTCAATAAAGGTGTGGGAAATCAAGAAGCAATCGTCCACACTAGTATGGGACAGGAAAGAACACAAAAAGGCAGTGACGTGCTTTGCACTTTTTGAACCAGGGGAGAGCCTTCTCAGTGGATCTTCTGATAAAAGTATAAGG GTTTGGCAAATGGTCGAAGGGAAACTGGAGTGCATTGAAGTCATATCAATGAAAGAACCAATTCAACAGATGGAAACTTGCAAGCAAATCATTTTCGTTGTCACCCAAGGCCATAAGATAAAG GTGTTCGATTCACAAAGAACAGTCCAAGAAATCTGcaagcacaaaaaagtgaaatgcatGAGGTTGGCTCAGGGGAAGGCTTACCTTGGCTGCACGGACTCTTCAATAAAG GAGTTAACTATAAGAAACAACCAGGAGAGAGAGATCAAAGCACCATCAAAGAGTTGGAGAATGCAAAGCAAACCCATCCACTCACTTTTCCTCTATAAGGATTGGCTCTACAGTGCAAGTTCATCAATTGTTGAAGGTTCAAACCTCAAG GAATGGAGAAGACAATCAGAGCCACAAATGTCAATAGTAACAGAGAAAGGAAGAAATATATTAGCCATAGCAGTTGTAGAAGACTTTGTTTATCTAACTTGCAGCTCATCAACGAGCATCCTTCAG ATATGGTTGAGAGGCACACAGCAGAAAGTGGGGAGAATATCGGCAGGCAGCAGAATAACTAGTCTTCTTACTGGCAACGACACAGTCATATGTGGTACAGAGAAGGGCCTGATCAAG GGCTGGATACCTCTCTAG